In Pseudobdellovibrio exovorus JSS, the genomic stretch AAGATAAAAATGTAGTTTCTTACGATTTAACCAGTCAGGACCGTATTATCCGCGGTCGTTTGCCTCAATTAGAAGTTATCTACGAAAAATTCATGCGTTCTTTCCGCGTGTCTTTATCTGCCTCTTTAAGAAAAATCGCGTCTATCACATTAACGTCTACTGAGTTTTTAAAATTCGGTGAGTTTATCAATACGTTACCGATCCCAACTTGTATGAGCGTTTTGCGTTTCAACAACTTACGTGGTTCGGCATTGTTCGTGATTGAAGCTAAATTAGCGTACGCTTTGGTGGATTCTTTCTTTGGTGGAGCTGATCGTCCCTACGCTAAATTGGACGGTAAAGAGTTCACTCCAATTGAACTTCAAATCGTTAAAAAAGTAGTGGAATTAGCTATTAATGACCTTGAGCAATCATGGTCGACGATTGAAAAAATCGACTGTTCTTTCCAAAGAACCGAAATCAATCCTCAGTTCGTTGGTATCGTGCCTCCGACGGATGTGGTGATTGCCTCTACATTTGATGTTGAGTTAGAGCAGGCCTCTGGAACAATTTCTATTGTGATTCCTTACTCTACTATCGAGCCGATCAAGCAAAAGCTTTCTACTGGTTTCCAAGTTGAGTCAGATCAAACAGATAAGAAACTATGGACATCTATTATTAAAGAGCAGTTATTGGAAACAGATGTCGATATTAAAGTGAATTTGGGCGAAACCGAGATCAAATTAAAAGATCTTATGGGTTTAAAAGTGGGAGACATCATTCCACTGACTCAGGATTCTTCGGGTGAACTAGATATCCAAGTTGAAAATGTTAAAAAATTTAAAGGTTACTACGGTGTTCACCATGGCACTGTGGCAATGCAGATTACAAAGCAAATCGAGAAATAAGAGGAAAATATGTCAAACGATCCAATGGATAAAATGGCGGAACAGTCAGGCAGCATGCAAGAAGAAGCAAGTCGTAATGCCACTTCATCTTCAATGAAAGACAGAAATTTAAATCTAATTCTGGATATTCCTTTGAAGGTCACAGTTGAACTTGGTCGCACAAAGATGCCAGTAAGCGAATTACTGAACTTAACTCAGGGATCAGTTATCGAGTTGGCGAAATTAGCCGGTGAACCGATGGAGGTTCTAGTTAATGACAAACTTATCGCTCGCGGTGAGGCGGTTGTTGTTAATGAAAAATTCGGTGTGCGTCTGACAGATATTATCTCTCCATCAGAAAGAATCGAGCAGTTAAAATGATGAAAAAGTTTTTGGTTTTCAGTTTGATTTGCGCATTTTTGACTCCGGCGTTGGCTGAGGATGTGGCGGCAGTCGCTGCTGCTCCAGCAGCGGTTGTTGAATCTGCAGCAGCGCCAAAGGTTAACACGGAAAGTACGGCAAAATTATCTGAGGATCAGATTCCGTTAAATATCGCTGATGGAAAAAAAGCAGCAGAGTCTGGATCAGCGACCTCTAAAGCGCTAGCTTCAGGTGTGATTATCGCTGTTTTATTAGCAGTGACGTATTACTATGTTCGTCGTTACAAATTTTCGAACACAGTTCATCAGTCGAACATGCAAATTAAAGTATTAACACAGCACTATTTGGGACCGAAAAAAAGCCTAGCTATCGTGCGTGTTGCTGGTGAATCTATTTTGATTGGTGTGACGGATACGAATATTTCAATGTTAAAGTCATTGTCTTTATTAGATGATGAAATCCCAGCAGAAGTTCCAGAAAGCTTTCAAGCTTCATTGACTCAAACAGGTGGAATGGAAGCGGCGGCTGAAGGAAAAAGAGCCAACGTTTCTAGAGCAGCAGCCCCAGAGGCGAATCGTGCGCCAGCGGACATGATGGACGAGTTAGACGAAGAATTTTCGTTTGCTGGAGTTACCGATACAGTTAGCAAAAAAATTAAATCAATGCGGAGATTTTCGTGAGATTGGCTAAACTTCTATTGCCGGTTGCAATTTTATTGATGGGGTCATGGGCTTTTGCTCAAGTGACTTTACCGACTTTAAATATGGGCTTCCAGACAACTAAAAATCCAACTGAGGTGGTTAACGCCATCAAGATGGTAATGGTTCTAACAGTTCTGACTTTAGCGCCGGCGATTATGATCATGATGACGGGTTTTACTCGTATCTTGATCGTTTTGTCTTTCTTAAGACAAGCAATGGGTGTGCAACAGTTGCCACCTAATCAACTCTTAGTTGGTTTATCTTTGTTCTTAACTTTCTTTGTAATGGCTCCTGCATTTAATGAAATTAACCAAAAAGCGGTGCAGCCGTATCTAACTAATTCGATTTCGCAAGATCAGGCGATGGAAAACGCTTTGGTACCATTGCGCCGATTTATGTTTTCTCAGACACGTGACCAAGACTTGGCACTTTTCGTAAAATTAGGACAAATTGAACAGCCTAAAACTCGCGCAGATGTGCCAACAGTGGTTTTGGTTCCTGCTTTTATCGTATCTGAGCTCAAAACAGCATTTATGATAGGTTTTATTATTTTTCTTCCATTTTTAATAATCGATATCCTCGCGGCCAGTGTCTTAATGGCCATGGGGATGATGATGGTTCCTCCGATTGTCATTTCTTTGCCGTTTAAAATTATGCTTTTTGTTCTAGTTGATGGCTGGACGCTATTAATTGGTTCCATGATGAAGAGCTTCGGCTGAGGTAAAGGAATAAGATATGAGTGAAGATATTGTCATCACTTTAGGACAAGATGCGCTGAGAACATTAGCTTTGTTATCAGCGCCTTTGCTGTTGAGCACACTGATCATCGGTTTGATCATCAGTATTTTTCAAGCGTTGACTCAGATCAACGAAAACACATTAACTTTCGTGCCAAAAATGATTGTGGTGGCGATTGTTTTGATTTTAGTAGGACCGTGGATGCTACAAACGATGAGTTCGTATACGACGAATCTTTTCGAAAGCATTGCAACGATAGTAAGAGGGTAATAGGACGTGTTTAATATCTCTCAACTGAATGAAGTTCAGGTTTTGATGTTTGCGTTGATTCTTTTAAGAATGTCAGCCTTCGTCGTATCTGCTGCTATCTTCAGTTCGCAGTCTATAGCGGCGCCAGTGAAGATTTTGTTTTCACTGGTTTTTGCTGTGGTTGTGTTTCCTCCGGTGGCGACGAATGAAGCACTGGTGCGCTTACATGGACTGCAAGACCAATTGATCCTATTAGCTGCACGTGAAGTGGCGATTGGTTTGATTCTAGGGTTTGTAACAAGACTTTTCTTCTTTGCCATTTCAATGGCGGGTGAAATGGTTTCGATTTCAATGGGTTTAGGACAGGCACAAATCTTCAATCCGATGATGGGTTCCATGGGAAATGCGATGGAGCAATTCTATACAGTGATTGCAACATTAGTATTCTTAGCTTTGAACGGACATCATTTGATGATTCAAGGTCTAGTGGAAAGCTTTAACACATCGCCAGTGGCGCAAATGACTTTTCAAGTGGGAGCGTTTGCCGAGGTGGTGATGAGAGTTCAAAACTTCTTTATTATTGGCATTAAAATAGCAGCACCATTGATGATTTCCATGATGGTAGTCCAGTTCGGTGTGGCGCTATTAAGCCGTGTGGTGCCACAGATCAATGTGATTATGACATTGGCGCCAGTGACGGCAATGATGGGGTTCATTATTCTGTTCATCAGCTTACC encodes the following:
- the fliP gene encoding flagellar type III secretion system pore protein FliP (The bacterial flagellar biogenesis protein FliP forms a type III secretion system (T3SS)-type pore required for flagellar assembly.), yielding MRLAKLLLPVAILLMGSWAFAQVTLPTLNMGFQTTKNPTEVVNAIKMVMVLTVLTLAPAIMIMMTGFTRILIVLSFLRQAMGVQQLPPNQLLVGLSLFLTFFVMAPAFNEINQKAVQPYLTNSISQDQAMENALVPLRRFMFSQTRDQDLALFVKLGQIEQPKTRADVPTVVLVPAFIVSELKTAFMIGFIIFLPFLIIDILAASVLMAMGMMMVPPIVISLPFKIMLFVLVDGWTLLIGSMMKSFG
- the fliR gene encoding flagellar biosynthetic protein FliR — its product is MFNISQLNEVQVLMFALILLRMSAFVVSAAIFSSQSIAAPVKILFSLVFAVVVFPPVATNEALVRLHGLQDQLILLAAREVAIGLILGFVTRLFFFAISMAGEMVSISMGLGQAQIFNPMMGSMGNAMEQFYTVIATLVFLALNGHHLMIQGLVESFNTSPVAQMTFQVGAFAEVVMRVQNFFIIGIKIAAPLMISMMVVQFGVALLSRVVPQINVIMTLAPVTAMMGFIILFISLPLLVMQMSGLMDFSMSEFFKFLKTI
- the fliM gene encoding flagellar motor switch protein FliM, which translates into the protein MNQILSQSEVDALLAAVTDGDVPAAGSGDGGGGGGIKGVAGIQDKNVVSYDLTSQDRIIRGRLPQLEVIYEKFMRSFRVSLSASLRKIASITLTSTEFLKFGEFINTLPIPTCMSVLRFNNLRGSALFVIEAKLAYALVDSFFGGADRPYAKLDGKEFTPIELQIVKKVVELAINDLEQSWSTIEKIDCSFQRTEINPQFVGIVPPTDVVIASTFDVELEQASGTISIVIPYSTIEPIKQKLSTGFQVESDQTDKKLWTSIIKEQLLETDVDIKVNLGETEIKLKDLMGLKVGDIIPLTQDSSGELDIQVENVKKFKGYYGVHHGTVAMQITKQIEK
- the fliQ gene encoding flagellar biosynthesis protein FliQ, yielding MSEDIVITLGQDALRTLALLSAPLLLSTLIIGLIISIFQALTQINENTLTFVPKMIVVAIVLILVGPWMLQTMSSYTTNLFESIATIVRG
- the fliO gene encoding flagellar biosynthetic protein FliO → MMKKFLVFSLICAFLTPALAEDVAAVAAAPAAVVESAAAPKVNTESTAKLSEDQIPLNIADGKKAAESGSATSKALASGVIIAVLLAVTYYYVRRYKFSNTVHQSNMQIKVLTQHYLGPKKSLAIVRVAGESILIGVTDTNISMLKSLSLLDDEIPAEVPESFQASLTQTGGMEAAAEGKRANVSRAAAPEANRAPADMMDELDEEFSFAGVTDTVSKKIKSMRRFS
- the fliN gene encoding flagellar motor switch protein FliN, producing MSNDPMDKMAEQSGSMQEEASRNATSSSMKDRNLNLILDIPLKVTVELGRTKMPVSELLNLTQGSVIELAKLAGEPMEVLVNDKLIARGEAVVVNEKFGVRLTDIISPSERIEQLK